A section of the Centroberyx gerrardi isolate f3 chromosome 8, fCenGer3.hap1.cur.20231027, whole genome shotgun sequence genome encodes:
- the erap2 gene encoding endoplasmic reticulum aminopeptidase 2 codes for MVLVRLLVLSLFQASLVGSQPTQSPRQASSSPQPTGEQTPLSTGNLSFPWSRLRLPRYIIPLHYHLHLHPDLTTLSFTGSVQIQIHVQNNTNWVVLHSKGLQISKATVLDQNLDHLSDQVLPVLHNPAHEQAAIFSPRVLSGGQKYFLYIEFGAELAEGFYGFYRSSYRTSTGETRTIASTHFEPTSARMAFPCFDEPSFKANFSIRIRRKPEHISLSNMPIEKTVEVNGGLLEDHFAVSVKMSTYLVAFVICDFKSVTATTSSGVKVSIYAAPEKWQQTHYALEVAVKILDFYEKYFNILYPLPKQDLIAIPDFESGAMENWGLTTYRETSLLFDPLTSSVSDKLWVTMVIGHELAHQWFGNLVTMEWWNDIWLKEGFARYMEYISVEATYPELRVEEYLLHTCFAAVGRDSFNSSRPISSPAESPTQIKEMFDTVSYDKGACVLHMLRHFLSDDVFQSGIVRYLRKYSYSNARNQDLWDSLANTCSEEDFVSGKHCYSSGQASKNAYLFAGEHLDLTAMMNTWTLQKGIPLITVTRKGSHLLLRQERFLRSILHSDPRWSSLQQGYLWHIPLTYKTDTSSTIHRHLMATHTDRVHVGEEVGWVKVNTDMTGYYVVHYEGNGWDELTKLLRENHTALSYKDRTHLIHNAFQLVTAGRLSLDKALDLMGYLQLETHTVPLLEGLGYLEAFYRIVEKRDAHDLTHGLRRYMLHFFREVIDQQTWSDRGSVSERRLRSEVLSLACHLDDPPCLERARQSFRDWLQSNGTLNLPTDVAETVYSVGAQDEHGWASLFHTYTISLSEAQKHKILSALASSRDTNKLQRLLELGLEGKVIRSQDLSSLILMVARNPQGHHLAWNYVKKHWDTLVQKFQLGSFCIINIIIGTTGQFSSPEELTEVQLFFQSIKEQASQLRATQVALDNVQKNVLWVQRNLGTLRDWLNEQMN; via the exons ATGGTCTTGGTGAGGTTGTTAGTGCTGTCTCTATTCCAAGCGTCTCTGGTTGGGTCTCAGCCCACCCAAAGTCCACGACAGGCGTCAAGCTCTCCCCAGCCCACAGGAGAACAAACTCCTTTGAGTACTGGCAACCTGTCGTTCCCCTGGAGCCGTCTGCGCCTGCCTAG GTACATCATTCCCCTGCACTACCACCTCCACCTGCACCCCGACCTCACAACTCTCAGCTTCACTGGCTCAGTGCAGATCCAGATCCATGTCCAGAACAACACAAACTGGGTTGTATTACACAGTAAGGGTCTGCAGATCTCCAAGGCCACCGTTTTGGACCAGAACCTAGATCATCTGTCTGACCAG GTTCTCCCTGTTCTCCACAACCCTGCCCATGAGCAGGCAGCCATTTTCTCTCCCAGGGTGCTCAGCGGCGGGCAGAAGTACTTCCTATACATTGAGTTTGGGGCAGAGCTTGCAGAAGGCTTCTATGGCTTCTATAGGAGCAGCTACAGAACCAGTACTGGAGAGACCAG AACCATAGCTTCAACTCACTTTGAGCCCACTAGCGCTCGGATGGCTTTCCCCTGTTTTGACGAGCCTAGCTTTAAAGCCAACTTCTCCATAAGGATCAGGAGGAAGCCAGAGCACATTTCCTTGTCCAACATGCCTATA GAGAAGACAGTTGAAGTGAATGGTGGCCTGCTGGAGGACCACTTTGCTGTGAGCGTAAAGATGAGCACATACCTAGTAGCTTTTGTCATCTGTGACTTCAAGTCTGTCACTGCAACAACATCTTCTGGGGTTAAG GTGTCCATCTATGCTGCTCCTGAGAAGTGGCAGCAGACTCACTATGCTCTGGAGGTTGCTGTCAAGATACTGGACTTCTATGAGAAGTATTTCAACATCCTCTACCCGCTACCCAAACAAG aTCTGATAGCCATTCCAGACTTCGAGTCCGGTGCGATGGAGAACTGGGGTCTGACCACCTACAGAGAGACCAGCCTCCTCTTCGATCCCCTCACATCCTCCGTATCTGATAAACTCTGGGTTACTATGGTGATCGGCCACGAGCTGGCCCaccag TGGTTCGGTAACTTGGTGACCATGGAGTGGTGGAACGATATCTGGCTGAAAGAAGGATTCGCCAGATACATGGAGTACATTTCAGTGGAGGCCACCTACCCTGAACTCAGAGTG GAGGAATATCTATTGCACACCTGTTTTGCAGCAGTTGGTCGAGATTCATTCAACTCTTCTCGGCCAATATCCAGCCCAGCGGAGAGCCCCACTCAGATCAAAGAGATGTTTGACACAGTCTCCTACGACAAA GGAGCGTGTGTACTGCACATGCTTCGACACTTTCTGAGCGACGATGTGTTCCAGAGTGGGATAGTGCGATACCTCCGCAAATACAGCTACAGCAACGCACGCAACCAGGACCTGTGGGACAGTCTGGCTaat ACATGCTCAGAAGAGGACTTTGTCTCAGGAAAACACTGCTACAGCAGCGGCCAGGCCTCCAAGAATGCG TACCTGTTTGCAGGGGAACACCTGGACCTGACAGCCATGATGAACACCTGGACTCTGCAGAAAGGTATTCCCTTGATCACCGTAACTAGGAAGGGCTCTCATCTTCTGCTTAGACAGGAGCGGTTCCTGAGGTCCATCCTGCATTCTGACCCTCGCTGGTCCAGTCTGCAGCAGGG TTACCTCTGGCACATCCCTCTAACATACAAGACAGACACTTCCAGCACCATCCACCGACACCTGATGGCAACGCACACAG ACAGAGTACACGTAGGAGAGGAAGTGGGCTGGGTGAAGGTGAACACTGACATGACTGGGTATTACGTGGTTCACTACGAGGGCAACGGCTGGGATGAGCTGACCAAGCTACTGAGGGAAAACCACACTGCTCTGAGCTACAAAGACAGGACTCACCTGATACACAACGCCTTTCAGCTGGTCAc GGCCGGTCGGCTGTCGCTCGATAAAGCCTTAGACCTGATGGGTTACCTGCAgttggagacacacacagtgcctcTCCTTGAAGGACTGGGCTATCTGGAGGCCTTTTACAGGATAGTGGAGAAAAGGGATGCACATGATCTAACACATGGCCTAAGG AGGTATATGCTGCATTTTTTCCGTGAAGTCATCGACCAGCAGACGTGGAGTGACAGGGGCTCTGTGTCGGAGCGACGGCTGAGGTCAGAGGTCCTCTCCCTGGCTTGCCACCTGGATGACCCTCCCTGTCTGGAGCGGGCGAGGCAGAGCTTCAGAGACTGGCTCCAGTCCAACGGGACGCTCAA CCTGCCCACAGATGTGGCAGAGACAGTGTATTCAGTTGGAGCCCAGGACGAGCATGGCTGGGCCTCCCTCTTCCACACCTACACCATCTCCCTCTCTgaagcacaaaaacacaagatCCTCTCAGCCTTGGCCAGCAGCAGAGACACCAACAAACTCCAAAG actGCTGGAGCTGGGTCTGGAAGGGAAGGTGATCCGTTCTCAGGACCtgtcctctctcatcctcatgGTGGCCAGGAACCCACAGGGGCATCACCTCGCCTGGAACTATGTCAAAAAGCACTGGGACACACTGGTTCAAAA GTTCCAGTTGGGCTCATTTTGTATTATAAACATCATCATTGGCACCACAGGACAGTTTTCTTCTCCAGAGGAACTCACTGAA GTGCAGTTGTTCTTTCAGTCCATCAAAGAGCAAGCGTCTCAGCTGAGAGCTACTCAGGTTGCCCTGGACAACGTGCAGAAAAATGTTCTGTGGGTGCAAAGGAACTTAGGAACTCTGAGAGACTGgctgaatgaacaaatgaactgA